A genomic segment from Desulfonatronum lacustre DSM 10312 encodes:
- a CDS encoding Uma2 family endonuclease, with amino-acid sequence MTAYPQFQETPYTYRDYLEWPDDQRWELIDGTPQAMTPGPSVTHQQVVLSIAAQVERALSEKECRPFIAPLEVLFPKPIENEDNVRTVLQPDLFVVCDQRKIKSNAVVGAPDWIVEVLSPKTASRDHIAKRRIYEQAGVREYWLVHPEDRVVMIYRLEKEGFGKPDVVPMEGETGVGILPEVVIQWD; translated from the coding sequence ATGACCGCCTATCCTCAGTTCCAAGAAACTCCGTACACCTATCGCGACTACCTGGAATGGCCGGACGATCAACGCTGGGAGCTGATCGACGGCACCCCACAGGCCATGACTCCCGGTCCATCCGTGACCCATCAGCAGGTGGTGCTCTCCATAGCCGCACAAGTGGAACGAGCGCTTTCTGAAAAAGAATGCCGTCCGTTCATCGCACCTCTAGAGGTCTTGTTTCCCAAACCTATTGAAAATGAAGACAATGTTCGGACGGTTCTCCAGCCGGATCTTTTTGTGGTCTGCGATCAGCGCAAAATCAAATCCAACGCCGTTGTCGGCGCGCCGGACTGGATCGTGGAGGTTCTCTCCCCGAAAACGGCCTCACGGGACCATATCGCCAAGCGCCGGATCTACGAGCAGGCGGGGGTACGGGAATACTGGCTGGTTCATCCGGAGGACCGGGTGGTGATGATCTATCGGCTGGAAAAGGAAGGATTTGGCAAGCCGGACGTTGTGCCCATGGAAGGTGAAACCGGAGTGGGGATTTTGCCGGAGGTGGTCATTCAGTGGGACTGA
- a CDS encoding efflux RND transporter permease subunit, with translation MHITQQSVSRPIFTIMVVLIVVILGGVSLSRLPIDLMPELTYPTLTVVTSYENASPEEMEELVTRLVEEAVAAVPGVEEITSISSEGRSSVRVSFSWGTNLDAASNDIRDRLDRIAGRLPDAADRPQLFKFDAAQFPILILGASSRLDPVEMRLVIDNQVKQRIERIPGVAALDIWGGLEREIQINVDPDRVLALGFSLDQIVQAVREANINVPAGTIDQGRFEVTLRTPGEFTSLEEIRSTVVAVRDGAPIYLGQLAEILDGHQRQTRIIRINGEPGVRLAVRKQAGTNTVQVAQTVLRELERINADFPQIQITSIIDTSKYIQQSITNVGRSILFGGTLAVLVLLFFLRNIRSTLVIATGIPISIIATFTLIYFGGFTLNLMTLGGLALGVGMMVDNAIVVLENIYRLRERGGEGKAVAVQGTSQVAAAVTASTITTLVIFLPMVFLEGVAGVMFRQLAYVVAFALICSLLVALTVVPMLSARLLQPTAGTASPITGVRGRMYALSGRMFKELEDAYLDLLQWVLQHRMITLGLTVVVFVGALTLIPHLGSEFMPSTDEGEVRVNIEMEVGTRLEVVDAQVRRIEEIVRELVPEAENMVVNVGASGWRGGGGSRAEIRMALVPAAQRTRSSEQIAAALRPALSGIPGTVIRTRAGQGLFILRMGAGDGDSMVVEVRGWELDRLDALASEVAARMENVPGITDVRLSREAGVRQELFHIDRTRAADLGLSATRIARTLETAIAGSRAANYREGGYEYRILVKLAEAERMGIEDILDMTMLNTAGEQVMLRNVVTVESGRGPIQIDRKDQQRITSVSAGISGRDLGAVAGDMREVLREIPVPRDYEIVFAGDYEEQQEAFGELTLALILALVLVYMVMACLYESLRDPLVVMFAVPLAAIGVVLMLLLSGTTLNVQSFIGCIMLGGIVVNNAILIVDQSSNLRKNKGFSPMDAVQEAGRRRLRPILMTTLTTALALTPLALGWGEGAEAQAPMARVVIGGLASSSLITLVVIPVMYTLFYGAKRKEDGSPASVCGIHGMR, from the coding sequence ATGCACATCACCCAACAAAGCGTCTCCCGCCCGATTTTCACCATCATGGTCGTCCTGATCGTGGTGATCCTGGGCGGGGTGTCCCTGTCCCGGCTGCCCATCGATTTGATGCCGGAACTGACCTATCCCACCTTGACCGTGGTGACGTCCTACGAGAATGCCAGCCCCGAGGAAATGGAAGAGCTGGTCACCCGGCTGGTGGAGGAAGCCGTGGCCGCGGTTCCAGGCGTGGAAGAGATCACGTCGATCTCTTCCGAGGGCCGGAGTTCCGTGCGGGTTTCCTTTTCCTGGGGCACGAACCTGGACGCGGCGTCCAACGACATTCGCGACCGGCTGGACCGGATCGCCGGTCGGCTTCCCGACGCCGCGGATCGGCCGCAATTGTTCAAGTTCGACGCGGCCCAGTTTCCAATTCTGATCCTCGGTGCGTCCAGCCGCCTGGACCCCGTGGAAATGCGCCTGGTGATCGACAACCAAGTCAAACAGCGCATCGAGCGGATTCCCGGCGTGGCCGCCCTAGACATTTGGGGCGGGTTGGAGCGGGAAATTCAGATCAACGTCGATCCGGACCGCGTCCTGGCCCTGGGGTTTTCCTTGGATCAGATCGTCCAGGCCGTGCGCGAAGCCAACATCAACGTGCCCGCCGGGACCATCGACCAGGGCCGGTTCGAGGTCACCCTGCGCACTCCCGGAGAGTTCACCAGCCTGGAGGAAATCCGCTCCACCGTTGTCGCCGTTCGGGACGGAGCGCCCATCTATCTTGGTCAACTGGCCGAGATCCTGGACGGGCACCAGCGCCAGACCAGGATCATCCGCATCAACGGCGAGCCCGGAGTACGCTTGGCCGTTCGCAAGCAGGCCGGGACGAATACCGTTCAGGTGGCCCAGACCGTGCTTCGGGAGCTGGAACGGATCAACGCGGACTTCCCCCAGATACAGATCACCTCGATCATCGACACCTCCAAGTACATCCAACAGTCCATCACGAACGTTGGCCGGTCCATCCTGTTCGGTGGAACCCTGGCCGTGCTGGTCCTGCTCTTTTTTCTGCGCAACATTCGCAGCACCCTGGTCATTGCCACGGGCATCCCCATCTCCATTATCGCCACCTTTACCCTGATCTATTTCGGCGGCTTCACCCTGAACCTGATGACCCTGGGCGGATTGGCCCTGGGGGTGGGAATGATGGTGGACAACGCCATCGTGGTCCTGGAAAATATTTACCGCCTTCGTGAACGGGGCGGCGAAGGTAAGGCCGTGGCCGTTCAGGGGACCAGTCAAGTGGCCGCGGCGGTGACGGCCAGTACCATCACGACGCTGGTGATCTTTCTGCCCATGGTCTTCCTGGAAGGTGTCGCCGGGGTGATGTTCCGACAGTTGGCCTATGTAGTGGCCTTTGCCTTGATCTGTTCATTGCTGGTGGCCCTGACCGTGGTCCCCATGCTTTCCGCGCGGTTGCTGCAACCCACTGCCGGGACCGCCTCCCCCATCACGGGCGTACGGGGACGGATGTACGCTCTCAGCGGGCGGATGTTCAAGGAATTGGAGGACGCCTACCTGGATTTACTGCAATGGGTTTTGCAGCACCGGATGATCACCCTGGGACTGACCGTGGTCGTGTTCGTCGGCGCGTTGACCCTGATCCCGCATCTTGGTTCGGAATTCATGCCCAGCACGGATGAGGGCGAAGTGCGGGTCAATATCGAAATGGAGGTGGGCACCCGCCTGGAGGTTGTGGACGCCCAGGTCCGACGGATTGAGGAGATCGTCCGGGAACTGGTGCCCGAAGCCGAAAACATGGTCGTCAACGTGGGCGCTTCGGGCTGGCGTGGGGGAGGCGGGTCTCGGGCTGAAATTCGCATGGCCCTGGTTCCGGCTGCCCAGCGGACCCGAAGCAGCGAACAGATCGCCGCGGCCCTGCGCCCGGCCTTGAGCGGAATTCCCGGAACCGTGATCCGCACCCGGGCCGGTCAGGGCTTGTTCATTTTGCGCATGGGCGCGGGAGACGGCGACAGCATGGTCGTGGAGGTCCGCGGCTGGGAGCTGGATCGCCTGGACGCCCTGGCTTCCGAGGTGGCCGCACGGATGGAGAACGTTCCGGGCATCACCGACGTCCGGCTCAGCCGGGAGGCCGGAGTGCGCCAGGAGCTTTTCCACATCGACCGGACCCGGGCCGCGGACTTGGGCCTGTCCGCCACCAGGATCGCCCGAACCCTGGAAACCGCCATCGCCGGGAGCCGGGCCGCGAACTATCGGGAGGGCGGCTATGAATACCGCATCCTGGTCAAGCTGGCCGAGGCGGAGCGGATGGGCATCGAGGACATTCTGGACATGACCATGCTCAACACTGCCGGGGAGCAGGTCATGCTGCGCAACGTCGTCACCGTGGAAAGCGGCCGCGGTCCGATCCAGATCGACCGCAAGGACCAGCAGCGCATCACCTCGGTCTCCGCGGGCATCAGTGGACGGGATCTGGGGGCCGTGGCCGGGGACATGCGCGAGGTCCTGCGGGAGATTCCGGTCCCTCGGGATTATGAAATCGTCTTTGCCGGGGATTACGAGGAGCAGCAGGAGGCTTTCGGAGAACTGACCCTGGCCCTGATCCTGGCCCTGGTCCTGGTGTACATGGTCATGGCCTGCCTCTACGAATCACTGCGCGATCCGCTGGTGGTCATGTTCGCCGTGCCCCTGGCCGCCATCGGCGTGGTCCTGATGCTGCTGCTCTCCGGAACCACGCTGAACGTGCAGAGCTTCATCGGCTGCATCATGCTCGGCGGGATCGTGGTCAACAACGCCATCCTGATCGTGGACCAGTCCTCGAACCTGCGTAAGAACAAAGGCTTCTCGCCCATGGACGCCGTCCAGGAAGCCGGACGACGCCGACTGCGTCCGATCCTGATGACCACCCTGACCACGGCCTTGGCCCTGACCCCCTTGGCCCTGGGCTGGGGCGAAGGCGCCGAAGCCCAGGCCCCCATGGCCCGCGTGGTCATCGGCGGCCTGGCCAGTTCCTCGTTGATTACCTTAGTGGTGATTCCGGTGATGTATACGTTGTTTTACGGGGCGAAGAGAAAGGAAGACGGGAGTCCGGCATCGGTGTGTGGCATACATGGAATGCGCTGA